The Anopheles maculipalpis chromosome 3RL, idAnoMacuDA_375_x, whole genome shotgun sequence genomic sequence aaatcattaaaaattcaacagtCAGAAATcatttgtaaaattaaaagaaaaattaaaataactttaTTCACATCTCGCAATATTTGCACACGTTGACACTCTAATATCATTTACCATCTCATGTAATCGTTCgatatttttttgtgaatatCAAACAGACTAGAAAACACATGATTGTCCTCCACCAGCTGGCCGTACTTGCGGGTCAACTCTTCGGCTGACTTTTCGTGCACCAGCAAGCTATACCATCCCGCATTCCGTGCACCGAAGTAATCCGTCGCCGGAGTAGCCCCAATATGCAGACACTGGTGAGGTTTGAGATCCTTTATCTCGGATGCCTTAATGGCTCGGTCAAAGATTTCCTGGGCCGGTTTCATGTAACCAACGTCGTACGAGTTTAGCACAAAGTCAAAGTAGTgattaattttcatatttctcaGCAACACATCTAGCCGTGGATCGAAGTTGGCAATCACACCCAATTTAAAGGGGGGTTGTTTCTGTCCGTTAGATTCCACGTGCTGTTGAAGTTTCAAATAGTTTAGAAAATCGACCGAACCATAGCAATGCTGCCAGAAGACGCTCGTTTTGAAGTACTCCATAAAATGTTCAGTCATCTGTTCAATTTTCTCCGGTGGTGTGTTGTGGGTTCcattttcgttaaaaatgcctacaatcgaaaaagaaaacaaaacgttaaAATCGTTCCCTCAATCATGCCGAACCtataaaaatcaatatcaTGATGCTTAGGAAGTGCGGCAAGGGCAGTAAAACCactgtaaaacaaatcaatgaCCTATCCGGTGGTTCAATCGAAACCTCAGCTTATCGGACACTAGAAGGTAGTAGTAAGGCCGCCTGATAAGGAATCACTGGGAGGCAGTCGTTCACTGGGCCATGTGCTTTTCTATCCTTCGATCCAACACTGACCCATTTGCCTTGACGTAATGCAATAGTTGTCCTTCTCGTCCAGCGTTCCACAGTCCACGGGAAATTGGCACGCTACCCAAATCGCTCAAAGTTGTATCTGGAATTACGTAATTTTTGTTAAGCCGCTGTGACTTACCGTCTATCATCATCTGCCACCATTGTTTGTAGGAAATTTTAGTCTTCAGTCCAAAGTTCGGATGAAGCCGATTCATTTTGTGCCTATCGGATAAcggaaaagtaaaacacaagCACAGGAGAATCCTCGTTATCTCACACGCACCGATATCGCTGAACCTAGCGCGAGCGCCGTGACCCGTGCAAACGCCCGCCAGACACATGAACACTTACCAGCTTTGGACGTAGTTTGCCACCAgttggttgttgttattgttgatcCCAAACATTGCACCAATTTCACCATATTTCTTTCCGGGACTCGAACGGAACTGTAGCAACGTGTTGTACACATCGAAGGTGATCAAACGGAACCGGGACAGACTCATGGCTATGAGATGATTTTGAACGATCGGAG encodes the following:
- the LOC126563669 gene encoding rhythmically expressed gene 2 protein; the protein is MSLSRFRLITFDVYNTLLQFRSSPGKKYGEIGAMFGINNNNNQLVANYVQSWHKMNRLHPNFGLKTKISYKQWWQMMIDGIFNENGTHNTPPEKIEQMTEHFMEYFKTSVFWQHCYGSVDFLNYLKLQQHVESNGQKQPPFKLGVIANFDPRLDVLLRNMKINHYFDFVLNSYDVGYMKPAQEIFDRAIKASEIKDLKPHQCLHIGATPATDYFGARNAGWYSLLVHEKSAEELTRKYGQLVEDNHVFSSLFDIHKKISNDYMRW